The following coding sequences lie in one Gadus morhua chromosome 20, gadMor3.0, whole genome shotgun sequence genomic window:
- the chmp2ba gene encoding charged multivesicular body protein 2Ba — MASLFKKKTADDLIKEQTKELRGTQRQITRDRTALEKQEKQMEAEIKKMAKSGNREACKILAKQLVQLRKQKNRTYAVSSKVTSMSTQAKVMNSQMKMAGAMATTAKTMQAVNKKMDPQKTLKTMQDFQKENMKMGMTEEMINDTLDEIFDASGDEEESQDIVNQVLDEIGIEISGKMVRAPAAGRSLPEAASSKQDTISDEEIERQLRALGVD; from the exons ATGGCCTCGCTTTTCAAGAAGAAGACAGCTGACG acctcatcaaagagcagACGAAGGAGCTGCGTGGTACTCAGAGGCAAATCACCAGAGACAGAACAGCGCTGGAGAAACAAGAGAAGCAAATg GAAGCGGAGATCAAGAAAATGGCCAAGAGTGGAAACCGCGAGGCGTGCAAGATCCTGGCCAAGCAGCTGGTCCAGCTAAGGAAGCAGAAGAACCGGACGTACGCCGTCAGCTCCAAGGTGACCTCCATGTCAACGCAGGCCAAGGTCATGAACTCCCAAATGAAGATGGCAGGCGCTATGGCCACCACCGCAAAG ACGATGCAGGCTGTGAATAAGAAGATGGATCCACAGAAGACCTTGAAAACCATGCAGGACTTCCAGAAAGAAAACATGAAGATGGGCATGACCGAGGAAATga TCAACGACACGTTGGACGAGATCTTCGATGCCTCCGGCGACGAAGAAGAATCTCAGGACATTGTCAACCAGGTGCTGGATGAGATCGGCATCGAGATCTCAGGAAAG ATGGTAAGAGCCCCGGCAGCAGGGAGGAGCCTACCAGAAGCCGCCTCCTCTAAACAGGACACGATCTCAGACGAGGAGATCGAGAGACAGCTCCGAGCTCTGGGAGtcgactaa
- the pou1f1 gene encoding pituitary-specific positive transcription factor 1 produces the protein MACQAFTSDSFTTLATGDSSLPLLMHHASAGDCLPPPSHGHNMMSTVPSGLSLVQSSKHSHMHLATSALGNALSNGPPALHYPVTPCHYGNQQATYGMMAAQEMLSASISQTRILQTCSVPHPNMVSGANTLQGSLAPCLYKFPEHGGLSSGSCTLNHGFPSLPPALLSDELHVLGDVKACADLQRRTGSRPPEEHPTVDSPQIRELERFANDFKLRRIKLGYTQTNVGEALAAVHGSEFSQTTICRFENLQLSFKNACKLKAILAKWLVEAEQAGALYNEKMGMNERKRKRRTTISMGAKEALERSFMEKSKPSSQEILRMAEGLHLEKEVVRVWFCNRRQREKRVKTSLHLSCYLSKESQGCR, from the exons ATGGCCTGTCAGGCGTTCACCAGCGACTCCTTCACCACGCTGGCCACCGGAGACTCTTCCCTGCCTCTCCTCATGCACCACGCCTCGGCTGGTGACTGCCTTCCGCCCCCCTCGCACGGACACAACATGATGTCCACAG taccCTCTGGCCTGTCCCTGGTGCAGTCCTCCAAGCACTCCCACATGCACCTCGCCACCTCCGCCCTCGGCAACGCTCTTAGCAATGGACCCCCTGCCCTGCACTACCCCGTAACCCCGTGTCACTATGGCAACCAGCAGGCCACCTACGGCATGATGGCAG CACAGGAGATGCTCTCAGCCAGTATTTCCCAGACCCGAATACTACAGACCTGCAGTGTCCCTCACCCTAACATGGTTAGCGGAGCAAATACACTACAAg GTTCCCTAGCTCCTTGCTTGTATAAGTTTCCAGAACATGGAGGTCTGAGCAGCGGCTCTTGCACCTTGAACCACGGTTTCCCCTCCCTGCCGCCAGCCTTGCTCTCAGACGAGCTTCACGTCCTAGGGGACGTGAAGGCCTGTGCAGACCTCCAAAGAAGAACCGGTTCCAGACCCCCTGAAGAACACCCCACTGTGGACTCGCCCCAGATCAGAGAGCTGGAGAGGTTTGCCAATGACTTCAAGCTGCGCAGGATCAAACTGG GATACACCCAGACCAACGTGGGTGAGGCTTTGGCAGCTGTGCACGGCTCCGAGTTCAGTCAGACCACCATCTGTCGCTTCGAGAACCTCCAGCTCAGCTTCAAGAACGCCTGCAAGCTGAAGGCCATTCTGGCTAAATGGCTGGTGGAGGCCGAACAGGCTGGTG CCCTATATAATGAGAAGATGGGCATGAATGAACGCAAGAGGAAGCGCAGAACCACTATCAG TATGGGAGCAAAGGAGGCTTTGGAGCGCAGCTTCATGGAGAAGAGCAAGCCCTCTTCACAGGAGATCCTGCGCATGGCTGAGGGACTGCACCTGGAGAAGGAGGTCGTCCGCGTGTGGTTCTGTAACCGCCGGCAACGGGAGAAGCGAGTGAAGACGAGCCTCCACCTTAGCTGCTACCTGTCTAAAGAGAGCCAAGGCTGTAGGTAG